The genomic window CTCCAGGGTGAGCCGCACGCGGCTCGAGGACTCCATGGCCGCCTGGGAGCCCATGCGGGCGATGTCCCCGCGCAGGCCCCGCTTGCCGGGCCAGAGCAGGGGCTGGGTGACCATGATCGAGTAGTAGCTGCTCTCCATCTGGCCGACCTGGATCTTCTTGAACCCGTCGTTCTGGATGCCGAGGGAGAGGACCGGGTCGGGAAGGGCCCCCGCCTGGGGGATGCGTTCCGCTTCGGCCTGGGCCATGGCCCGGGAGCGGGCCGCGTCAGGGTTGCGGGCGAGGGCCTCCTGGACGAGGGCCGAGAGCTGGGGGTCTTCGGGTGCCTGGGCCAGGCACGCCGCGGGGAGGAGGCCTAGGGCCAGAATGGGCGCCATGCGCATGGAGAACTCCGTATGCTGGGACTGCGTGCTCGTGATGAAGCCTACGACAAGCGAACGCGTCTCAGATACGGAATTGGCTGAGTTGTGCCTGGGGATCCCGGCGGGTGGGAAGGGGCGGGGCGTGGGCGGGCGCCGCCTCCAGGAAGGCGGTCCGGCCTTCGGGGCGGGCGGCGACGGCGGGCCAGGGCGCGGGTTCCTTGCGGGGCGCGGCCTTCCGGATCTGCGCGGTGCGGACCCGGGACACCAGGGCGGCGGGCGCCACGGTGGACTGGGAGGCCCCGGTGGGGCAGCGGGGGGCGCAGGGGACCTTGGGCATGCCGCAGGGACTCGGGTCCTGGGCTTCTCCGCCGCAGCAGCAACAGGCGGCGGGCGGCGCGCCGGCAACCAGCAGGCCCTGGGCCGGCCCCGAAAGGACGAGGGCGAGCAGGGCGATGAGGTTGAGGAGATGGCGGACCATGGGCACCAGAGATTCAGGATAGGGCCATCCGAAAGGAACGCAATCGTGGATTTTTCATCGAATTGCATGAATGAGGAATATGCATAAACCGGTCATTGGGGATTTGGAAATTCAGTTCACTTGAAAAATTCAAAGGGTCTATCATTCATCGCAACCCCCCACAAATGCTAGGTTGCACCCACCCATGAGCGTTCCCGCATCCCTCTCCGCCCCGCGCCGCATCGCTGCCGCACTCCTCCCCGTGGCGGCCTGCTTCATGCAATGGCTGTGCTGGCCGGTGATCGTCCCCTTCGTGTGGTTCCTGTTCTATCCGACGGTCTTCCTCAGCTCCTGGCTCGGGGGCTTCGCTTCGGGCCTGGCGGCCACCTTCCTTTCCACCGGGCTCGTGTGGTGGTTCTTCATGGAGCCCGTCCACACGCTCCTCAAGGCGCGGCCGGGCGCCTACGTCAATTCGGTCGCCTTCATCGGCATGGGCCTGCTCTTCTCCTCGTTCCACGAACGCCTGCGCAAGGCCAAGCTCGAGGCCGCCGAGGCCCGGCTCCGGGAACGGGACGGGCTGCTGGAGCGCACGAGCCGCACGGCCAAGGTGGGCGGGTGGGAGTTCGACGCGGCCACCCATGCGGGTTCCTGGACGGCGGAGGTCGCCCGGATCCACGACCTGGACCCCTCCACCCAGCCGAACGTGGAGATGGGCCTGGCCTACTATCTGGAGCGGGACCGCCCGGCCATCGCCGAGGCCGTGCGCCGCGCCGTGGAGGAGGGGATCCCCTACGCGCTCGAGCTGGAGCTCGTGAGCGCCGCGGGCAACCGCAAATGGGTGCGCACCACGGGCCAGCCCGTGGTGGAGGGCGGCCGGGTGGTGAAGGTGCAGGGCGCCATGCAGGACATCTCCGACCGCAAGGCCATGGAGCTGGCCCTGCGCGACAGCGAGGCGCGGTTCCGGGCCCTGTTCGAGCAGGCCGGGGTGGGGGTCGTGGAGGTGGACGCGGCCAGCGGCAGGTTCGTGCGGGTCAACGGCCGGTTCTGCGAGATCCTCGGCTACGGCGAGGCGGAACTCCTGGGGATGCGGTTCCAGGAGGTGACCCACCCCGGCGACCTGGACCGGAACGTGACCGAGACCCAACGCCTGGCCAGGGGTGAGATCCAGGGCTTCGCCTCCGAAAAGCGCTACCTGCGCAAGGACGGAGCCACCGTGTGGGCCGCGCTCACCGTGAGACCCCTGACCGGGCCCGGGCAGGAGGCCATGCACTTCGTGAGCATCATCGAGGACATCTCCGCCCGCAAGCGGGCCGAGGCCGAGGTGCGGACCCTGAACGCGACCCTGGAGCGGCGCGTGGCCGAGCGCACCCTGGAGCTCCAGGCCGCCAACCAGGAGCTGGAGAGCTTCGCCTACGCCGTGTCCCACGACCTGCGGGCCCCGCTCCGGGCCATGGACGGCTTCAGCAACGCCCTCCTGGAGGACTGCGCCCCGTCCCTCGACGCCGAAGGCCGGGGCTACCTGGACCAGATCATCAAGGCCAGCCACGCCATGAGCGGCCTCATCGACGGGATCCTGCTCCTCTCCAGGGCCACCCGGGGGGACCTGGAGCGGGTGCCGGTGGACATCTCCGCCCTGGCCGAAGGCGTGCTCGAGGGACTCCGGAAGGCCGACGGGGAGCGCCCCCCCCGCTGGCGGGTGGAACCCGGGATCCTGGCCGAGGGGGATCCCCGGATGCTGAGGGCGGCCTTCACCAACCTCCTGGGCAACGCCTGGAAGTACACCGGAAGGTCGCCCGATCCCCTCATCGAAGTGGACCGCGTCCAGGAGGGCGGGTCGGCCTGGATCCGCATCCGGGACAACGGCTGCGGCTTCGACATGGCCTTCGCGGACAAGCTCTGGAAGCCGTTCCAGCGCCTGCACCGCCAGGACGAGTACCCGGGCCTGGGCATCGGGCTCGCCACGACCCAGCGCATCGTGAGCCGCCACGGAGGGCGCCTGCGCGCCGAGTCCGCCCCCGGCCAGGGGGCCGCCTTCCTGGTCTCCCTTCCTTCCGCCGCACCCCAGGAGTCGCCATGAACAACGTGCCCGTGATCCTCATGGTCGAGGACAACCCCCAGGACGAGATGCTCACGCTGCGCTCCCTGCGCAAGGTGAACCTGGGGAACCTGGTGGAGGTGGTCCGGGACGGCCAGCAGGCCGTGGACTTCCTGTTCCGGGAGGGGGAGTTCGCCGGCAGGCCCGGGCCGGACCTCCCGGCCCTGGTGCTCCTGGACCTGGGGCTCCCCCGCCTGGGGGGCCTGGAGGTGCTGGCCCGGATCCGCAAGGACGAGCGCACCCGGGCCCTGCCGGTGGTGATCTTCACCTCCTCCAGCGAGGAGGAGGACCGCCTCGCGAGCCTGCTCGGAGGCGCCAACAGCTTCGTCCGCAAGCCCGTGGACTTCGCCGAATTCGCCGAGAAGGTGGGCAGGCTGGGGGTCTACTGGGTGGCGGTGAACGAGGCGCCGCGCTCATGGAGCTGACGGTGCGGCCCCGGCTGAAGCTCCTGGTGGTGGAGGACTCCGAGGCGGACTTCTCCCTCCACGTCCGCAACCTCACGAAGCACGGCACGGTGGCCGACTTCCACAGGGTGGACACCCTGGCCGCCCTGGAGACGGCCCTGCAGGACCATGCGTGGGACGCCGTCATCTCCGACTACAGCCTGCCCCAGCTGGAGTTCACCCAGGTCCTGGCCCTGGTCCGCAGGAAGCTGCCCGACGTCCCCTTCATCCTGGTCTCCGGCAGCATCGGCGAGGAGGCCGCGGTGGAGCTCCTCCGGCAGGGGGTCTGGGATTTCGTTTGGAAGGACCGCCCGGCCCGGCTCAGCCAGGCCCTCGTCCACTGCCTGGAGGAGGCGCGCGGCCGCTCCATCCGCCTCGAGGCCGAGCGGGCCCTGCGGGCCAGCGAAAGCCGCTACCGGTCGCTGTTCGAGAACATGCTGGACGGCTACGCCCACGCCCGGATCATCCGGGAGCGCGGCGAGGCCGTGGACTGGGTCTACGTGGACGTGAACCCCGCCTTCGAGCGGCTCACGGGGTTCAGGGACGTGGTGGGGAAGAGGCTGACCGACGTCATTCCCGGAATCCTCGAGGCCGAGCCGAACTTCATGGAGGCCTTCGCCAGGGTCGCCGCGACGGGCGTTCCCGAGCGGCTCGAGCTGTTCGTTCAGACGACGGACACCTGGTATTCCAACTCCATCTACAGCCCGGCCCGGGACGAATTCGTGGTGGTCTTCGACAACATCACCCAGCGCAAGACGGAGGAGACCGCGCGCCGGGTCCTGGAAGAGCAGATCCGGCACACCGAGAAGCTGGAGAGCCTGGGCAGCCTCGCCACCGGCGTGGCCCACGACATGAACAACGTCCTGGCCGCGATCCTCGCCGTCGGCCAGGTCCTGCAGCTCAAATCCGAGGAGGACCCGGGGATGGCCTCGGCCCTGGACACCATCATCAAGGCCGCCAACCGGGGCCGGGACCTGGTGCGGGGCCTCACCAACTTCGCCCGCAAGGACCTGCGTGCGGCCGAACCCCTGGACCTCAACCGCCTCGTCAAGGACGAGGCGGCCCTCCTGGAACGCACCCTCCGCCATAAGATCCGCCTGGAGGTGGACCTGCACGAGCCCCTGCCGCCCTTCCTGGGCGAGGCCGGCAACTTCGGGAGCGCCCTCATGAACCTCTGTGTGAACGCGGTGGACGCCATGCCCGATGGCGGCGTCCTGGCCCTGCGCACCCGGGACGCCGAGCCGGGGTGGATGGAGCTGATCGTGGAGGACTCGGGCACCGGCATGCCTCCCGAGGTCGTCAAGCGCGCCCTGGAGCCCTTCTTCACCACCAAGGAGGCCGGGAAGGGCACGGGGCTCGGCCTGGCCATGGTCCACGGCACCATAAAGGCGCACGGCGGCACCGTGGAGATCCGCAGCGCGGTGGGCCGGGGCACCCGGATCCACGTCCGCCTTCCCGCCGTGGCCGGGGCCGCCCTGGAAGAGCACGGCCACGGGGTCGCAGGCGCCCGGCGCCGGGCGCTGAGGATCCTGGTGGTCGACGACGACGAGCTGATCCAGGCGACCGTCCCGCTCCTGCTCCACCACCTCGGCCACACGCCCGTGGCCGCCATGAGCGGAGAGGAGGCCCTGGACCTGCTGGAGAAGGGCCTGGAGGCCGACGCGGTGATCCTGGACCTGAACATGCCCGGCATGGGCGGCGAGGCCGCCTACCTGCGCCTGCGCAGGCTGCGGCCGAAGCTTCCGGTGCTGGTGGCCACGGGCTTCATGGACCCTTCCACGGTCCTCCTGCTCCAGGGGGACGACAGGGCCGCGAGCCTGTCCAAGCCCTTCTCCCTGGAAGAGCTGCACCGGAAGCTGGAGGCGCTGGTCCCTCCAGGCTGATCAGTGGATCTGCATCCCGCCCGACCCGCTGCCGGGGTCCTTGAGGAGCATCACGAACGGCAGACACACGATGTACACCAGCACCAGGAAGGCGAAGACGTCCACGAAGGCCATGACGTACGACTGGCGGAGCACCTCGAAGCCCAGCATGCCCTGGGCCAGCCTCCCGCTGCTCTGCGGGTCCAGGCCGGAGGAGGCGCCCAGGGCCAGGTGGAGCCGGTGGGCGCCCTGCTGGAGAGCGCCGCTGTAGGGCGTCATGTGCTCGGCGAGGCGGGCGTGGTGGAACTGGCTGCGGGTCTGCAGGAGGGTGGCGGCCACGGCGATGCCCACGCTGCCCCCCTCGTTGCGCATGAGGTTGAAGAATCCCGCGGCCACGCCCATGGCCTCCCGCGGGATCCGGCGCATGGCCACCGTGGCGATGGGCACGAAGACGAACCCCAGTCCCAGGCCCCGGAAGCACCAGGCGTAGACCAGGTAGCCCATGCCGGAATGCAGGTTGATCGACGTGAGCAGCCAGCTGGAATAGATCTGGGCGAGGAAGCCCGCCGCCACGGTGTACCTCACGTCGACCTTGCCCATGATCAGCCCGGCCACCATCATGGCCACCACGCTGGCGACGCCGCCCGGGCTCAGCATGATCCCCGCCCAGGTGGGGGTCCAGCCCAGGAAGGTCTGCACGAACAGCGGCAGCATGACGAAGGCCGCGTACATCCCGAAGCTCGCCCCGAAGATCAGGAACATCCCCGACGCGTACTCCGGCAGCTTGAACATCCGCAGGTCGACCAGGGGCCGTTCGGCGGTGAAGGACCGCCACAGGAAAAGGATGATGCCCAGGGCCGAGCAGGCCGCGTAGAGCGTGACGGTCCGGCTCTCGAACCAGTCCAGGCGCTCGCCCCGGTTCAGGAAGAGCTCCAGGCACCCCAGCCCCACGGCGATGAAGATCAGGCTCCAGTAGTCCATGGCGCCCTCGGGCTTGCGGTCCGGCGCCTCGTCCACGAAGGCCGAAGCCAGGGCGTAGGAGAGGATCCCCACGGGGATGTTGATCCAGAAGATCCAGGGCCAGCTCCAGTTGTCCGTGACCCAGCCGCCCACCAGCGGCCCCACGATGGGGCCGCAGATGACGCCGATGCCGAAGACCGCCGTGGCGATGCCCTGCTCGGAGCGGGGGAAGGCCTCCATGGTGATGGCCTGGGACATGGGCACCATGGCGCCGCCCGTGAGGCCCTGGATCACCCGGGCCGCGATGAGCAGGCCCAGCGTGGGCGCGGCCCCCGCCGCCAGGGAGGCCAGGGTGAAGCCCGTGAGGCAGAACAGGTAGAGCCGCTTGCGGCCGAACCGGTTGCCCAGCCACCCCGTGATGGGCAGGACGATGGCGTTGGCCACCAGGTAGCTGGTGAGCACCCAGGTGATCTCGTCCGTGCCCGCGGCGTAGGTGCCCTTCATGTGGGGCAGGGCCACGTTGGCCACCGAGGTGTCCAGCACCTCCATGAACGTGCCCAGCATCAGGGCGAGGGCGATGACCCACTTGAAGGGCGCGCCCCGGTCCGTCCCGCTCATTCGCGGGTATCGATGACGGCGGAGACGCTGAGGCCCAGGCGCAGCTTGTGGGCGGGGTCGCCGCCGGGAGCCAGGCGGATGCGCACCGGGACCCGCTGGACGACCTTCACCCAGTTCCCCGTGGCGTTCTCGGCCGGCAGCAGGCTGAAGGCGGATCCGGTGCCCGCCGCGAGGCTCTCCACGACGCCCGGGAAGTCCCGGTCGTCGATGTCGGCGCGCAGGGTGACCTTCTGGCCCGGGCGCACGCGCCGGAGCTGGGTCTCCTTGAAGTTGGCCTCCACCCAGAGGTCGTCGCGGCCCAGGGGGACCACCGCCAGGAGCGGCTGGCCCGCGGCCACCACCATGCCGGCCTCGGCCAGCTTGCGGGTGACGTAGCCGTCGCAGGGGGCGGCGATGGTGCAGTAGCCCTTCTGGAGCCGCACCTGCTCGATGGAGGCCAGGGCCTGTGCCTCCTTGCTCCCGCTCACCTGAAGTCCGCCCTGGATGGCGGCGACCTGCTTGCGGGCCGCGTCGAGCTGGGCGGTGGCGACCTGGTGGGCCGTGCGGGCCTGGTCCAGCTTCTGGCGCGGAATGGACTGCCGCTCCACCAGGATCTCCAGGCGCTGGCGCTCCAGGGCGGCCAGGCCCTCCTGGCTTTCCGCGGCGCGCACCTGGGCCTGGGCCTGGGCGATCTGGGACCGGTTGAGGGCCATGGAGGCCCGGGCTTCGGCCAGGGAGCCCTGGGCCTTGGCCTCGGCGGCCTCGAAGTCCTTGGGATCCAGGGTGGCGAGCACCTGCCCGGCCTTCACGGGGTCGTTCTCCTTCACCCCGAGGGTGAGGATGGCCCCCGGCACCCGGGAGGCCACGGCGACCACGGGGCCCTTCACGTACGCGTCGTCGGTGGCCACGAAGACCTCGTTGTGCCGCCAGCTGAGGAAGCCCCAGACGCCGGCGGCGGCCGCCAGCGCCAGGATCACGGCCAGGGAGACCCACATTCGGGTGCGCTTTTCCATGTTCAATGCTCCAGCGAACGGGTCGCGTAGAAGGTTTCCAGGTCCTCGCCCAGGAGGGACAGGAGTCCTGCCTGGATGGCGTAGGCGCGGCAGAGCCGGTCCGACAGGCTGAAGCGGCTCTCGGCCAGCACCGTCTCGGCGTCGAGCACGTCGGCGCTCTTGGCGTAGGCCTGCTGGTACTGCTCGCTCACGATGCGCAGGTTCTCGAGGGCGGCCTCGACGTTCGCGCGGGCCGTCTCCATCTCGTTGAGGGCCTGGCCGTAGTCCCGCAGGGCCGCGGCCGCGGCGTTCTCCACCTGGCGCCGGGCCTCCATCAGCTCGCGGCGCGCCGAGCCTTCCTCGGCCCTGGACCGGCTCACGCGGGCGGAGCGCGCGCCGCCCTCCCAGAGCTTCCAGGTGAGCCCGAGGTAGAGGGTGGTCTGCTGGGGATGGGCCAGGAACCGGTTCTCCTCGTAGGAGTGGCCCACCTGGGCCACCACGCTGGGGGCGAAGTCGCGGCTGCGGAAGGCCACCTGGCCCTCCGCGGCCTGGACCTTGGCCTCCAGGGCCTTGACTCCCGCATTGGCCTGGGGGGCCCGGGCCCGCACCGCCGCCTCGTTCCAGGGCATGGCGGGCGGGGGGGGCAGGGTCTCCGGCAGGGCAAGGGGGGCGCCCGGGGCCTGGCCCATGGCGATGTTCAGGCTCTCCCGGGCGGAGACCAGGGCGTTGTCCAGGGTCCGTCCCGCGTCGTCCACGGCCCGCAGGGCCACTTCCGTGCGCAGGAGGTCGTTGCGCGCCACCACGCCCTGCTCGAACAGGGACCGCGCGTCGCGGAGGTGGTCCCCCAGCGCCTGGCGCCGCTGCTCCACCACGAGGCGCCGGGCCCGGATGTTGACGGTCGTCATGTACCGGGCCGCCACGTCGGCCTGGGCGCGATTGATGGCGTCCCTCCCGCCCAGGTCCACGGCCCGTTCCTTGGCCCGCGTGGCGGCGAGGGCGCTGCTGCGCCGGCCGAAGTCGTAGACCAGGTAGCTGGCGGTGAGGTGGTAGCGCCACGAGGATTTCTGGGCCACCGGCTGCTCCAGGGAGGGGACCGTGATGGAGCCCAGGACCGGGATGGGCCCCACGGTGAAGGACTCCGTGCGCAGGGCCGCGTCGCGGTCCAGGTTCAGGTGCCCGCCCTTGAGCTCGATCTCGGGGAGGAAGGCGGCCTTCACCTCGTCCCGGTCGCCCTGGGCGCCCCGAAGGGACAGCGCGGCCAGGTCGGCCTGCACGGAGGTGGCCCCGGCCTGCCGCAGGGCCGCGGCCAGGGTGAGGGGCGCCTGCGCCGCCAGGGCGCCGGAGGCCAGGAGCAGGAGGAGGGCGGGCCGGATCATGACCGCACCTCCCGGGCCACGCCCCGCAGCAGGCACTCCATGGCCCGGGCCACGGTGGCCCCGGCCTCCTCCCTGGGCACGCGGCTGTGCGCGAAGTGCAGGGAGGCCTGGATCACCTCCATGGCCAGCTGGGTGAGGAACTCAGGATCCAGGGGCCGCAGGAGCCCCTGGTCCAGCGCCTCCTGCACCAGGCCCTTCAGGCGGGCCCGCTCCACCCGGTAGATCTCCCCCAGGCTGGGCATGAACCGCGAGTCGAAGCCCCAGTCGAACTGCACCCGGTCCCGCACAAAGGTGGGCAGGGAGAAGGGACGGTCCTGGAAGGTCTCCGCGTACACCTGGGCCAGCGCCTCGATGCGGTCCATGGGCGAGCCCCCGCGTTCCGCCAGGGCCGCGTTCGCCCTCCGGTGGAAGCTCTCGGCCCGTTCCTGCACCACCTGCTCGTACAGCTCCTGCTTGGAGGCGAAATGCTCGTAGAGGCCCTGCATGCCGATCTCCGCTTCCGCGGCGACCTCCTGCATGGTGGCCTCGTCGAAGGGCTTGCGCCCGAAGACCCGGCCGGCGGCCTCGAGGAGCAATCCCCGGCGCTGGTGGCGTTCCTTTTCGCGGCGTGCGTTCATGATGGAACCTCAAATCTAAATTTAGAATATGGATTCTGAATTCTCAAGGAGGAATTTACAAGCCTTCGGTCTGCTAGGTTTGAATAAGGAGATCCGCCATGAAAGTCCTCGCCCTCAACGGCAGTCCCAGGAAGAACGGCAACACGCGGCAGATGCTGGAGGCCGCCCTGGCGCCCCTCGCCAAGGCCGGCTGGGAGACCGAGGTCGTCCAGGTGGGCGGCAGGAACCTCCACGGCTGCCTCGCCTGCGGCCAGTGCTGGGAGAAGCGGGACAACCACTGCTCCTACGGGAAGGACGAGTTCAACGGGATCTTCGAGAGGATGCTGGCGGCCGACGCCATCCTCCTGGGTTCGCCCACCTACTTCGCGGGCGTCACCAGCGACCTGAAGGCCCTCATCGACCGGGCCGGGTTCGTGGCCATGGCCAACGGCTGCGGCCTGGCCGGCAAGATCGGCGCCGCGGTGGTCGTCGCGCGCCGGGGCGGGGCCATCCACGTGTTCGACACCATCAACCACCTCTTCTTCATCTCCCAGATGGTGGTCCCCGGGTCCACCTACTGGAACATGGGCTACGGCCTGGAACCCGGCGACGTGGCCGCGGACGCCGAGGCCCTGCGGAACATGGGGCACCTTGGCGAGGCCGTGGACTGGCTGGGGAAGGCCTTGGCGGCGAGCCCTGCGCCCTATCCCGTGCGGCGTTCCGGGGAAGCCTAGCGTGCGTTTCTGGTTGCAATAAAGTTACTTAAATATCAATGTTGCATCTGTGGCATCACGATGTCACGATTGCGACAATGATTGACCGGGACCTCAAGCCAACCCTCCTCGCGGCGTTGGACCACATGCCGGCAGTGGCTCTGCTCGGGCCCCGGCAATCCGGGAAAACCACCCTCGCCCGGGAAATCCAGGCTATGCGGGGCGCCGTCTACCTTGATCTGGAATCCGAGGCGGACCGGATCAAGCTTGCGGACGCGGAATCGTTTCTGCCGAGTTTGTCCGGCCGCTTGGTGATCCTTGATGAGGTTCATCGAACTCCGGCGCTGTTCCCCATCCTGCGGGGCCTCATCGACCAGGCCCGGCACGCGGGGCAACGATCAGGTTTGTATCTCCTCCTTGGTTCCGCTTCCCTGGACATCCTCCATCAGTCCGGAGAATCCCTGGCCGGGCGGATCTCCTATCAGGAACTCGGACCCCTCAGCGCCCTCGAGGCTTCGCAACATCCCCTGGAGACCCTTTGGCTCAGGGGCGGTTTTCCGGACAGTCTGCTGGCGGAGGACGCCCGATGGAGCCTCCGCTGGCGACAGGATTTCATTCGCACCTACCTGGAACGCGACGTGCCCCTCTTCCATCCCAGGATGGGCGGGGACCCCCTGCGGCGCTACTGGACCATGCTCGCCCACAGCCAGGGAGGGCTCCACAACGCAGCCCTGTTTGCCCGCAATCTCGGGATCGACCAGCGGACTGCGGCCCGGTACCTGGATCTCCTGGAGGACCTGCTCCTGGTGCGCAGGCTGGCTCCATGGCATGCGAACGTGGGCAAGCGTCTGGTGAAGGCGCCAAAGGTCTATATCCGGGACAGCGGTCTGGTCCACGCCCTGCTGGGGATCCAGGACCTCGAGACGCTTCTGTCCCATCCGGTCCTGGGGGCGAGCTGGGAGGGGTTCGTGGTGGAAAACCTGATCTCCGCGGCGCCCGATACCGTCAGGCCTTATTTCTACCGGACTGCCCGAGGCGCGGAGGTGGATCTGGTGCTGGAATGGCCAGGAGGGAACGTCTGGGTCATCGAGATCAAGCGGGGCCTCGCCCCCAAGGTGGAACGGGGATTCCATGAAGCGATCGACGACCTCCGGCCGGAACAGGCCCTCGTCGTCTACCCCGGAGAGGATCCCTTTCCCATGCGGGGGAACATCCATGCCTTGGGGCTTCGCGCCATGATGC from Geothrix sp. 21YS21S-2 includes these protein-coding regions:
- a CDS encoding response regulator; protein product: MNNVPVILMVEDNPQDEMLTLRSLRKVNLGNLVEVVRDGQQAVDFLFREGEFAGRPGPDLPALVLLDLGLPRLGGLEVLARIRKDERTRALPVVIFTSSSEEEDRLASLLGGANSFVRKPVDFAEFAEKVGRLGVYWVAVNEAPRSWS
- a CDS encoding TolC family protein; the encoded protein is MIRPALLLLLASGALAAQAPLTLAAALRQAGATSVQADLAALSLRGAQGDRDEVKAAFLPEIELKGGHLNLDRDAALRTESFTVGPIPVLGSITVPSLEQPVAQKSSWRYHLTASYLVYDFGRRSSALAATRAKERAVDLGGRDAINRAQADVAARYMTTVNIRARRLVVEQRRQALGDHLRDARSLFEQGVVARNDLLRTEVALRAVDDAGRTLDNALVSARESLNIAMGQAPGAPLALPETLPPPPAMPWNEAAVRARAPQANAGVKALEAKVQAAEGQVAFRSRDFAPSVVAQVGHSYEENRFLAHPQQTTLYLGLTWKLWEGGARSARVSRSRAEEGSARRELMEARRQVENAAAAALRDYGQALNEMETARANVEAALENLRIVSEQYQQAYAKSADVLDAETVLAESRFSLSDRLCRAYAIQAGLLSLLGEDLETFYATRSLEH
- a CDS encoding TetR/AcrR family transcriptional regulator, which codes for MNARREKERHQRRGLLLEAAGRVFGRKPFDEATMQEVAAEAEIGMQGLYEHFASKQELYEQVVQERAESFHRRANAALAERGGSPMDRIEALAQVYAETFQDRPFSLPTFVRDRVQFDWGFDSRFMPSLGEIYRVERARLKGLVQEALDQGLLRPLDPEFLTQLAMEVIQASLHFAHSRVPREEAGATVARAMECLLRGVAREVRS
- a CDS encoding HlyD family secretion protein, yielding MEKRTRMWVSLAVILALAAAAGVWGFLSWRHNEVFVATDDAYVKGPVVAVASRVPGAILTLGVKENDPVKAGQVLATLDPKDFEAAEAKAQGSLAEARASMALNRSQIAQAQAQVRAAESQEGLAALERQRLEILVERQSIPRQKLDQARTAHQVATAQLDAARKQVAAIQGGLQVSGSKEAQALASIEQVRLQKGYCTIAAPCDGYVTRKLAEAGMVVAAGQPLLAVVPLGRDDLWVEANFKETQLRRVRPGQKVTLRADIDDRDFPGVVESLAAGTGSAFSLLPAENATGNWVKVVQRVPVRIRLAPGGDPAHKLRLGLSVSAVIDTRE
- a CDS encoding response regulator, with translation MRPRLKLLVVEDSEADFSLHVRNLTKHGTVADFHRVDTLAALETALQDHAWDAVISDYSLPQLEFTQVLALVRRKLPDVPFILVSGSIGEEAAVELLRQGVWDFVWKDRPARLSQALVHCLEEARGRSIRLEAERALRASESRYRSLFENMLDGYAHARIIRERGEAVDWVYVDVNPAFERLTGFRDVVGKRLTDVIPGILEAEPNFMEAFARVAATGVPERLELFVQTTDTWYSNSIYSPARDEFVVVFDNITQRKTEETARRVLEEQIRHTEKLESLGSLATGVAHDMNNVLAAILAVGQVLQLKSEEDPGMASALDTIIKAANRGRDLVRGLTNFARKDLRAAEPLDLNRLVKDEAALLERTLRHKIRLEVDLHEPLPPFLGEAGNFGSALMNLCVNAVDAMPDGGVLALRTRDAEPGWMELIVEDSGTGMPPEVVKRALEPFFTTKEAGKGTGLGLAMVHGTIKAHGGTVEIRSAVGRGTRIHVRLPAVAGAALEEHGHGVAGARRRALRILVVDDDELIQATVPLLLHHLGHTPVAAMSGEEALDLLEKGLEADAVILDLNMPGMGGEAAYLRLRRLRPKLPVLVATGFMDPSTVLLLQGDDRAASLSKPFSLEELHRKLEALVPPG
- a CDS encoding PAS domain-containing sensor histidine kinase, translating into MSVPASLSAPRRIAAALLPVAACFMQWLCWPVIVPFVWFLFYPTVFLSSWLGGFASGLAATFLSTGLVWWFFMEPVHTLLKARPGAYVNSVAFIGMGLLFSSFHERLRKAKLEAAEARLRERDGLLERTSRTAKVGGWEFDAATHAGSWTAEVARIHDLDPSTQPNVEMGLAYYLERDRPAIAEAVRRAVEEGIPYALELELVSAAGNRKWVRTTGQPVVEGGRVVKVQGAMQDISDRKAMELALRDSEARFRALFEQAGVGVVEVDAASGRFVRVNGRFCEILGYGEAELLGMRFQEVTHPGDLDRNVTETQRLARGEIQGFASEKRYLRKDGATVWAALTVRPLTGPGQEAMHFVSIIEDISARKRAEAEVRTLNATLERRVAERTLELQAANQELESFAYAVSHDLRAPLRAMDGFSNALLEDCAPSLDAEGRGYLDQIIKASHAMSGLIDGILLLSRATRGDLERVPVDISALAEGVLEGLRKADGERPPRWRVEPGILAEGDPRMLRAAFTNLLGNAWKYTGRSPDPLIEVDRVQEGGSAWIRIRDNGCGFDMAFADKLWKPFQRLHRQDEYPGLGIGLATTQRIVSRHGGRLRAESAPGQGAAFLVSLPSAAPQESP
- a CDS encoding DHA2 family efflux MFS transporter permease subunit, giving the protein MSGTDRGAPFKWVIALALMLGTFMEVLDTSVANVALPHMKGTYAAGTDEITWVLTSYLVANAIVLPITGWLGNRFGRKRLYLFCLTGFTLASLAAGAAPTLGLLIAARVIQGLTGGAMVPMSQAITMEAFPRSEQGIATAVFGIGVICGPIVGPLVGGWVTDNWSWPWIFWINIPVGILSYALASAFVDEAPDRKPEGAMDYWSLIFIAVGLGCLELFLNRGERLDWFESRTVTLYAACSALGIILFLWRSFTAERPLVDLRMFKLPEYASGMFLIFGASFGMYAAFVMLPLFVQTFLGWTPTWAGIMLSPGGVASVVAMMVAGLIMGKVDVRYTVAAGFLAQIYSSWLLTSINLHSGMGYLVYAWCFRGLGLGFVFVPIATVAMRRIPREAMGVAAGFFNLMRNEGGSVGIAVAATLLQTRSQFHHARLAEHMTPYSGALQQGAHRLHLALGASSGLDPQSSGRLAQGMLGFEVLRQSYVMAFVDVFAFLVLVYIVCLPFVMLLKDPGSGSGGMQIH
- a CDS encoding flavodoxin family protein, translated to MKVLALNGSPRKNGNTRQMLEAALAPLAKAGWETEVVQVGGRNLHGCLACGQCWEKRDNHCSYGKDEFNGIFERMLAADAILLGSPTYFAGVTSDLKALIDRAGFVAMANGCGLAGKIGAAVVVARRGGAIHVFDTINHLFFISQMVVPGSTYWNMGYGLEPGDVAADAEALRNMGHLGEAVDWLGKALAASPAPYPVRRSGEA
- a CDS encoding DUF4143 domain-containing protein; translated protein: MPLFHPRMGGDPLRRYWTMLAHSQGGLHNAALFARNLGIDQRTAARYLDLLEDLLLVRRLAPWHANVGKRLVKAPKVYIRDSGLVHALLGIQDLETLLSHPVLGASWEGFVVENLISAAPDTVRPYFYRTARGAEVDLVLEWPGGNVWVIEIKRGLAPKVERGFHEAIDDLRPEQALVVYPGEDPFPMRGNIHALGLRAMMRLLREKGTGA